A stretch of DNA from Rhodoluna sp. KAS3:
TGGTTCAATTCTGCCACCACCGATTGCGGCTAGCGCCAGCGAGCAGCTAGGTAGTCAGCCTTTACTCGGCGGATTGTGCCAGAACGAGAACGCAGAATGATGCTGTCGGTGGTTAGGTACTGACCCTTTTTCTGAACGCCATCAAGCAGCAACCCATCGGTCACACCGGTGGCAACAAAGTAGGTGTTGTCACTCTTAACCAGGTCATCCATTTCAAAAATCTTGTTCAGGTCGTGGCCGGCCTCGATTGCCTTCTTCATTTCCTCTGGGGAAAGTGGGCTAATGCGTCCCTGCATAAATCCGTTGAGCGCCTTAGTTGCACAGGCGGTGATGGTTCCCTCAGGGGCTCCACCAATACCAAGCAGCATGTCGATGTTTCCGTCACCGGTAACAGCGTGGATTCCCGCGGCAACATCGCCGTCTAGAAATAGGCGGGTGCGGCCACCGGCTCGACGAACCGCTTCTTGCAGCGGCACGTGACGTGGGCGGTCAATCATTGCCACGGTGATCTCGCTGACGTCCTTCTTCAAAGCCTTAGCGAGCTCGCGCACATTTTCTTCTGGGGTTTGGTCCAGGCTCACGGCGCCGCGACCGGCTGCTGAAGTCACAAGCTTGTCCATGTAGAACACGTCTTGTGGGTTGTACATTGTGCCTCGGTCTGAAACCGCGATAACTGAGATGGCGTGGGCGCGGCCAGAGGCAGTCACCGATGTTCCGTCGACTGGGTCTACCGCAACATCACACTCAGGCCCGTTGCCGTTGCCAACGACTTCGCCGTTGAACAACATTGGGGCTTCGTCTTTTTCACCTTCACCGATAACGACGGTGCCGGCAAAATCAACGGTTGAAAGAAATTCACGCATGGCGTCTACTGCGGCTTTGTCGGCGGCGTTTTTGTCGCCGCGGCCAATAAATGCGCTGGCTTTAATCGCTGCAGCCTCGGTCGCACGAACAAGCTCCATGCCTAGGTTGCGGTCTGGCTTTGTGTTCATTGCGACTCCTTTGTCTGTTGGGTGGCTAACCACACCGATGCATTTGCCTCAGTGCAAATTGCATTTGTTATTACATTTTAGCTTTAGGTTTGTTTTTTGAGAACTGTAGACACTATTCTTGGAACGGTCCATTATTGGACGCCCAAACGCAAATTTTCTCAAACCACTGGCAACAGCACAGACAAAGGAGTCATCGTGAGCAACAAAGTACGCATCGGTCTTATTGGAACCGGCCGAATTGGCCAAGTGCACGCAGCCACGGTTGCAGCTTCTGCCAATGCCGAGCTGACTTGGGTTTGCGACGTTTTTGTTGAGGGCGCTGAGAAGACCGCCGCTCAGTACGGCGGCAAGGCAACCAACGACCCAGCAGTGGTTTTTGCTTCAGGTGAGGTTGACGCAGTTATCGTTGCATCGCCAACCTCAACTCACATCGACCTAATCAGCGCAGCGATTGATGCCGGTGTGCACGTGCTGTGCGAGAAGCCAATTGACCTTGACATCACCCGAGTTGATGGGCTTCGCGCCAAGGCAAACGCAGCTAGCGTAAAGATTGCACTTGGCTTTAACCGCCGCTTTGACCAGCAGTTCAGTGAGATCCAGGCGCGCGTTGCTGCCGGCGACATTGGCAAGCTTGAGCAGGTAACCATCATTAGCCGCGACCCAGCTCCGGCCCCTAAGGCTTACCTTGAGGTTTCAGGTGGCATCTTCCGCGACATGACCATTCACGACTTTGACATGGCTCGTTTCTTTGTGCCAAACATCGTTGAGGTAAGCGCAACTGGTGCCAACTCATTCAGCGACGACATCCGTGGAATTGGCGACTTTGACAGCGTGGTTGTCACCCTGAAGGGTGACGGCGGCGAGCTAATCACCATCATCAACTCACGCCACAGCGCATTTGGATACGACCAGCGCCTTGAGGCGTTTGGTAGCGAGGGCGCTCTATTTGCCGAGAACGTGGCCCCAACCACCGTGAAGCTTTACACCAACAAGGTTGTCGAAGCCCGCAACCCTTACATGGAGTTCTTCTTGGAGCGCTACGCCTTTGCGTACAGCAACGAGCTCGAGCAGTTCATCACCAGCATTGGCAGCGGCGAGGTTCTAAACCCAACTTTCGAGGACGGCCGCGCAGCGCTGATTTTGGCTGACGCAGCGCAGCTGTCGGCAACCACCGGCAAGAGCGTAAAGGTTGACCTCAGCTAATACCTGAGCAGCGGTAAAGGCCCGAGAGATTTCTCGGGCCTTTACTTTTAAGCTCGGATTACTTGGCTGCGGCAACCTCGGCTGCAACCGCGCGGATGAACTCGACGCTTGCCTTGGCATCAGCAAATGGGCCTTGCTTTTCAGCGGGCAACGAGTTGATCACGTTGTCTTGTTCGAGCACAAACCATCCGTCAAAACCTGCCGAAATCAGGTTGCTCACGATTGATCGCACATCAACGTCTCCGGTGCCTAGCGGAACATACATGCCTTCGAGAATGCCCTGGTAGTAGGTGATCTCCCCAGCCTGCACTCGGTCAGCCACAGCAAGGTTTACATCCTTTAGGTGAGAGTGCGCCACGCGGTCGGCGTACTTGGCAGCAAACTCAACCGGGTCGGTTCCACCGATAATCATGTGGCCGGTGTCGAGGCAGAAATCGATGGTTGAACCGTTTAGGACCTGCATTACGTCGGCCTTGGTCTCGACCATGGTGCCAACGTGAGGGTGCAAAACTGCGGTCACTCCGCGCGCTGCAGCTGCCTCTTTGATGCGTTCAAGATTCACAAAGAAAACATTCCAGCCTGCCTGATCCAGCTCTGGTCGTTTGGTGTCATAACCCTCGAGGCCGGTGTCTGCTGAAAGCACCAAAGTCTTGGCTCCAGAGGCAGCGTAGCTTTCAAGTTCAGTAAGCACCGATGGCAGCGGGTCAAAGTCAGCCTTGTGCATTACAACCGGGAAAAACCCGCCGACTGCTTCCATTCCGTGCGCGGCCAAAACCTCAGCACGGCCAGCAGGGTCAACCGGCAAGAAACCGAGTGGCCCAAATTCAGTTGCGCCCAAGCCAAGTTCAGCCATTTCTTTCAAGACGCGGTCAGGCTCCATCTGGAAACCCCAACCAGGTACTTCACAAACTCCCCAAGAGATCGGAGCGCCAGCGATTTTTACTGCTTTAGTCATGTTGTGTCTTCTTTCTAGCGCTTTGCCGATGTGGTGTGATTTGTCGGTGCAATGGCAACCCACTGCTTGGTTTCCATTGATTCTTCTACAGCCGAGCACACTCGAGCTGCTGAAACTGCATCGTAGATGTTTGAGTTCTTGGCCTCTTGACCCTGATAGGCCAGCAGGAACTTCTTGGCCTCGATGACTTTGAGGTCGTCGTAGCCCATGCCGGTGCCGGCGCCCGGGTGAAAGTGATCGAAGTCGCCGAACCCAGGACCAACCATAATTCGCTGGTAACCCAGGTGGTTGCCCTTGCGGCCAATTGCAACCTCAAGTTCGTTCATGCGCTGGAAGTCCCATTTGACTGAGCCCTCGGTGCCGTAAATCTCAAAGTTGTAGCTGGCCCGTGGGCCTACAGCCACGCGAGATGCCTCTAGGGTTCCGATTGCACCAGCAGCCACAGCATCATCAGAAAGTCTGATTAGCATGCCCGCGTAGTCTTCGTTTTCAACCGGCTTCTTCTCGCCGCCCTCAATAACGTCAAAGTGGGTACCCTGCCCCATCTGCGCCACTGGTCGTTCGGTGTAAACCGTGCTGGTGATGCCCGAGACCTCGGCAATTGGCCCGGCCACATATTGAACAAGGTCAACCAGGTGGCCCATTAGGTCGC
This window harbors:
- a CDS encoding Gfo/Idh/MocA family oxidoreductase, producing the protein MANPKTIGVGLISVGWMGKVHSRAYQAVPVVYPELGLKPRLVIAADTSQERADYARDVLGYERSTLDYNDVLNDPEVDVVSICAPNFLHAEIGIAAAKAGKAFWIEKPVGRGAAETEAVQAAAEEAGVVSTIGFNYRHAPAVEHIKGLIADGSLGRITNLRGTFFADYSSEPNGALSWRFIRGLAGSGVLGDLMGHLVDLVQYVAGPIAEVSGITSTVYTERPVAQMGQGTHFDVIEGGEKKPVENEDYAGMLIRLSDDAVAAGAIGTLEASRVAVGPRASYNFEIYGTEGSVKWDFQRMNELEVAIGRKGNHLGYQRIMVGPGFGDFDHFHPGAGTGMGYDDLKVIEAKKFLLAYQGQEAKNSNIYDAVSAARVCSAVEESMETKQWVAIAPTNHTTSAKR
- the glpX gene encoding class II fructose-bisphosphatase; amino-acid sequence: MNTKPDRNLGMELVRATEAAAIKASAFIGRGDKNAADKAAVDAMREFLSTVDFAGTVVIGEGEKDEAPMLFNGEVVGNGNGPECDVAVDPVDGTSVTASGRAHAISVIAVSDRGTMYNPQDVFYMDKLVTSAAGRGAVSLDQTPEENVRELAKALKKDVSEITVAMIDRPRHVPLQEAVRRAGGRTRLFLDGDVAAGIHAVTGDGNIDMLLGIGGAPEGTITACATKALNGFMQGRISPLSPEEMKKAIEAGHDLNKIFEMDDLVKSDNTYFVATGVTDGLLLDGVQKKGQYLTTDSIILRSRSGTIRRVKADYLAARWR
- a CDS encoding sugar phosphate isomerase/epimerase, producing the protein MTKAVKIAGAPISWGVCEVPGWGFQMEPDRVLKEMAELGLGATEFGPLGFLPVDPAGRAEVLAAHGMEAVGGFFPVVMHKADFDPLPSVLTELESYAASGAKTLVLSADTGLEGYDTKRPELDQAGWNVFFVNLERIKEAAAARGVTAVLHPHVGTMVETKADVMQVLNGSTIDFCLDTGHMIIGGTDPVEFAAKYADRVAHSHLKDVNLAVADRVQAGEITYYQGILEGMYVPLGTGDVDVRSIVSNLISAGFDGWFVLEQDNVINSLPAEKQGPFADAKASVEFIRAVAAEVAAAK
- the iolG gene encoding inositol 2-dehydrogenase, producing MVSNKVRIGLIGTGRIGQVHAATVAASANAELTWVCDVFVEGAEKTAAQYGGKATNDPAVVFASGEVDAVIVASPTSTHIDLISAAIDAGVHVLCEKPIDLDITRVDGLRAKANAASVKIALGFNRRFDQQFSEIQARVAAGDIGKLEQVTIISRDPAPAPKAYLEVSGGIFRDMTIHDFDMARFFVPNIVEVSATGANSFSDDIRGIGDFDSVVVTLKGDGGELITIINSRHSAFGYDQRLEAFGSEGALFAENVAPTTVKLYTNKVVEARNPYMEFFLERYAFAYSNELEQFITSIGSGEVLNPTFEDGRAALILADAAQLSATTGKSVKVDLS